A window of Phyllopteryx taeniolatus isolate TA_2022b chromosome 19, UOR_Ptae_1.2, whole genome shotgun sequence contains these coding sequences:
- the snx11 gene encoding sorting nexin-11 has product MISAMTMSHEDEFVAVRVQDPRMQNEGLWNSYVDYKIFLHTNSKAFTAKTSCVRRRYSEFVWLKKKLQKNAGLVPVPELPGKSFFSFSNEDFLERRRQGLQVFLDTVVNMTVCLSDSQLHLFLQTQLPVGHILDCVQGHTPYTVMDAILTYASSNQGWAQAQEEDTAAKEPSLTVSYESMESPAPHQPHPHNKDGVSLALFSSDADDILEPCDLTARDKATSAVFYLGDSQDERTLTEVTTPGSGRMETPVEVHVPGGAGIEEVHHRGSAPQVTGSEVEEELVSEAVGSRQEAISEQDAASLSLSNESIIQVSDEEDVVSHDRLSPNGFVKMAPEDDNHWLQVSSGTNVTVDLQANSCGDRELSNSLDVNFAENDFSVLGSTSAPELAHGKHSDLPD; this is encoded by the exons ATGATCTCAGCTATGACCATGAGCCATGAAGAT GAGTTTGTTGCCGTGCGGGTTCAAGATCCCCGGATGCAGAACGAAGGCTTGTGGAATTCCTATGTGGATTACAAGATCTTCCTCCAT ACCAATAGTAAGGCATTCACTGCCAAGACATCGTGTGTGCGACGGCGCTACAGCGAGTTCGTGTGGCTGAAGAAAAAGCTGCAGAAGAACGCTGGCTTGGT GCCCGTTCCAGAACTTCCTGGaaagtccttcttctccttcagCAACGAGGACTTCCTGGAACGTAGGCGTCAAGGACTTCAAGTGTTCCTGGACAC GGTGGTGAACATGACCGTGTGTCTGTCAGACAGCCAGCTTCACCTGTTCCTGCAGACGCAGCTGCCCGTCGGCCACATCCTGGACTGCGTGCAAGGCCACACCCCCTACACTGTGATGGACGCCATCCTGACCTACGCCTCGTCCAATCAGGGCTGGGCTCAGGCTCAGGAGGAGGACACGGCCGCCAAGGAGCCAAGTCTAACAGTGTCTTATGAGTCCATGGAGAG CCCGGCCCCTCATCAGCCTCACCCTCACAACAAAGATGGCGTCAGCCTGGCGCTGTTCTCGTCTGACGCCGACGACATACTTGAACCTTGCGACTTGACCGCCCGTGACAAAGCCACGTCGGCCGTCTTCTACCTGGGGGACAGCCAGGATGAGCGGACGCTGACCGAAGTCACCACGCCAGGGAGCGGTCGCATGGAGACCCCTGTGGAGGTCCACGTTCCTGGGGGTGCGGGCATTGAGGAGGTGCACCACAGAGGTTCAGCTCCTCAGGTTACTGGTTCTGAGGTGGAGGAGGAACTTGTGTCTGAGGCAGTCGGATCCAGACAGGAAGCGATAAGCGAGCAGGACGCTGCATCGCTGTCGTTGTCCAACGAGAGCATCATACAAGTCAGCGACGAAGAAGACGTCGTCAGCCATGACCGTTTGTCACCGAACGGCTTTGTCAAGATGGCTCCCGAGGACGACAACCACTGGTTGCAGGTGTCCAGTGGGACCAACGTCACCGTGGACCTCCAAGCGAACAGTTGTGGTGACCGGGAGCTTAGCAACTCTTTGGATGTCAATTTTGCAGAGAACGACTTCAGCGTGTTGGGGAGCACCTCCGCTCCCGAGTTAGCTCACGGGAAACACTCGGATTTGCCAGACTGA
- the LOC133469532 gene encoding chromobox protein homolog 1-like codes for MSMSVTTETPNDGPSVTEESKLPVPEKKDKKADDVAEEEEEEEEYVVEKVLNRRVVKGRVEYLLKWKGFSEEDNTWEPEDNLDCPDLIAEFLQSQKSAHEGKRKAASDGDGEESKSKRKKDDTEKLRGFARGLEPERIIGATDSTGELMFLMKWKNSDEADLVPAKEANVKCPQVVISFYEERLTWHSYPSEDEKKDEKN; via the exons ATGAGTATGAGCGTGACTACAGAAACCCCGAACGATGGCCCCAGTGTTACAGAAG AGAGCAAGCTGCCTGTGCCTGAGAAGAAGGACAAGAAGGCGGATGACGTAgctgaggaagaagaggaggaggaggagtacgTGGTGGAGAAAGTCCTGAATCGACGGGTGGTCAAAGGGAGGGTAGAATACCTCCTCAAGTGGAAGGGATTCTCAGA GGAAGACAACACGTGGGAGCCGGAGGACAACCTGGATTGTCCCGACCTCATCGCCGAGTTCCTCCAGTCTCAGAAGTCGGCGCACGAGGGCAAACGGAAGGCGGCCAGCGATGGAGATGGAGAAGAAAGCAAATCCAAGAGGAAGAAAGATGAC ACTGAGAAGCTGAGGGGCTTTGCCAGGGGTTTGGAACCGGAGAGAATCATCGGAGCCACCGATTCGACGGGAGAGCTCATGTTCCTCATGAAGTG gaaAAACTCTGACGAAGCAGACCTGGTTCCGGCCAAGGAGGCCAACGTCAAGTGTCCGCAGGTGGTCATCTCTTTCTACGAGGAGCGGCTCACCTGGCACTCATACCCCAGTGAAGATGagaaaaaagatgagaaaaactaa